The following is a genomic window from Babesia bovis T2Bo chromosome 4 map unlocalized Chr4_1, whole genome shotgun sequence.
GCATCCATACGAGCACGCTCCAGCCTGTAATCAACAGTTTTGTAAATGTCTGGCGAAAGCATCGTCAACTGTTGAAGCAACCTTACAAGCCACTGAGGTGGCAGAGATGCCAGAGCAAACTCCAGCAGCCGCTGTATAAATACATCAGATTTCATATGGGAAACCCGACATGACCCATCAGATGCTACTATACGAGCACCTGACATCGTAGCTACAGCGCGCAACTCCTCATTGTCATCCTGTAACAACACTAACATGGCCATCAGAACGTGGGTTACATACATTCCAATGGCATCCTGGCAATAACGACCACCACGAGGAGAACATATGCCAATATCACGCAGAACAACCGCTACTGGCATCCTAATGACAATATCAGTGCCAGGGTCTACCGCCTTTAGCAGAAGACCAGCACCCATAGACAGAACACGCGAATCAATATCAGAGTCGCCGTGTTTTAACAAAGCATACAAATGACAACATGTCCAAACTTGGATGAAAAAATCAGAATTGTACAACAAACGTTCCGTTATCAATGCTATGAAAGACGCCGACCACTGCTGGTTAAAGAATTGAGTTCCGCAAGGTAAACCACCCTGCAATAGACGACGACCAATAGCATTGAACAGACTGACAACAACAGTACAAACATAGAACGGAGGAACGTGGCCAAGTATTTCTATTCCGAGATGCCACAGTGATAGCAACTGGCCAGTGCCGCAACTCGCCACCGCGGGGTTATCCAAATAGTAAACAACACGCTCCAACGCTGCCTGGAGTACACGATGACGGGCTTCAATGCCGCTTAGATGTTTCAACAAGAATGTGGTAAAGTCATCGTAACTTAACGTGCTTGATGTAGCACTGCCAAAGTTATGTAACAGGAACATAGAGTCAACGAGAGAGCTTGCAGCACGCAATTTCACGGTATCATCCTCCCGGATGCGCCTGTAATGCATTAACATCAACATGAGATTGGGGTTGGTGAGTGGTACCATCTCAGCATCTATACCCATGAATGAACGAACTCTGTCTAGGACCTTGTCGCCAAGAACATAGGATGAAATCAACGCTAATATTTTACAGGACTCCACTAAACCATGATAGGCAGAAGACGTCACCTGATCAATCTTTAACAGCAGAGCTCCTAAACTCGTGACCCCGGCCTGGAGTAAGCACAAACGCTCAAGTATCTTAATTGCCTGGACCACATTCTCAAAACAGTTGGCAGTTATAGTAACTATGTACATAGTCAGCAGTAAAGCTCCCGATAACGGTTGAGCAAGAACCAGTGACTCCACCTCACTCAGATGGTTAGCCAATAACATTGATGCGATGGAACGGATGTAAACTATACACGGAGTATAGTCACTGACACGCATCATTATACCATCAAAGCCATTGTCAATCATGAGATCAAGACACTCGGTGATTAACATCAAATTGCCATTAACACAGTTGCTACCACCCCTGGTGGATACTAAACTACGGCAAGTCTTCAACAACAAGTCGGCAACGCTGGACTCTGATGTATCGGCAGAGTTCTTAGCCAACAGCTTGGCTGACATTATCCTAATGGAAGCATTAGTCGAGTACAGTATTGACCCGATGTTCTGAGTCAGCTGGCACGCAACATCGCCCGGGAACGTGTATAAGGGGATGCGTATCAAAAAGTTAAATACAAAAGCAGAGCTCTGGTAAAGTGCAGCATACTCGGGAACCGGGTTCAAATTTTCATAGCTTTCAGAACTGTCCACCGTCATGCGCTTTATATCAAGTAGAATCCTGTTGAGCTCATTGGATAATGCAGCATTGTGACACAGAGTAAGCTTCTGGTCAAGTAGAGCGTCAGTGGAAGCTACATTCACTTCACTACCAGTAATGTGGTGTAATACCGATGAAAATAACAAAGCCGCCGAATTGCGGACTGACCAGTCACCATGCGACATGTTACACAAACTAGCGCATAGCGCATCACCAGCATGGATATTGTTCGACCAACGTAATTCCTTGCAACGGAACAACGCACATAAAATGTTGAGTGAGTGAATGCGAATGTCAACGTCAGTGAAACTGCGATCACGAGTGTCAAACCATGTGGGTTCAGTCTTGCATAGATTCAATAAGGTATCCACAGCAAAGGGTAACAATACAGGCTTGTGGCGGTCACTCTCGGATTTCAGAATTGATGTAAAGGCACGAGCAATAGGTTCGGAACGACGATGTGAATCACGAAGCATGGTGAATATCTCATTCCACTGTTCATCAGCAACGGTGTGGCCCTTCAACTGCTCAAGCAATATGAAAAGCCATTCCTTCAAACAACGCTGAAGACCAATTATTACTAGCTTACGACAGATCCAAGTCAAGAGGTCAGCCAAAGCATCAGTACAACCAAAGTGTCGACATTTCATCAGCGCTGCTATTATGTATCGACCTAGGTCATTAGTTATATCATAGAGCATCTTAACGTTAGCACCAGGCTCAACAATTAACTCGTTACGTACAGTTTCCAAAGCAATCGAGCCGTTTACACTCTGCGGAAGAATCCACTGCAATACTGAACGCATAGCTCCAGTGCATTCGTAAATAGTCTTCCAGCATAAAACTGTAAAGGGTCTTAAGTTACTGTCATCAGGAACTGAACACTTAGGTGTGGCCTTCATCTTTATCTTGGTGCATTCGAAACCATCAGAACATAAGCAGCAGTCAATGTATAAGTTCTCGTAATCGCTTATAAATTCGTAACTATGGTCACCGTAACGGGTTATCAAGTGACCCCGACAGTCTATCTGATAATCTTTAGAATCGCGAACCGCATCTTCACTCTCATGACCGACGTACTTCAATATGTGGTTGCAAATATCCTTTATGGCACCGTATAACCCTATGAATAGACCCTCGAAAGCAAAGTGATCCACAACCTTGCAGTATACACTAGGAGGTATAGCATCCATGTAGTGAGATATCAACGATAATAATCCAGCAGGCGACGAGGCCAACTCAGGATGTAAAACGTCAACGCTGGTGGCCAACCTAGTCATGAAGCACTCGAGGTGATGCTTAAAGCAGCCTAGCACAAGCAATACTACATTATAGTCTACCACAGTTGATGTGCCCTTTGACATCATAATGGCAGATAACAAATCAAACCGCGAAAGGGCAGTCTTCGTATTATCATTGGCATCTAAACCAAAGAGGAGTAAAGTTAGCGCCTTGGCGCCAGAAATGTAAGGTGTAGATTTAACACTCCATAAACATGATGCTGCACGAATAGACAAGGATTTCAGGTTATCTTCACCATCCTTTGACAATGTACCTGATACATACCCACTGGGAAACAGTAGTAACGACTTCAGTATCAAATCCTGCTGACGGGTAGACATGTAAAACAGGGAGGTGAACATAGGTACCACCAAATCATCAAAGAACGGGTGCAATAGCTCCAAAGCTGATGGCATATCCTCTGCAAGCATCTGTAATGTTATATGCAACACCTCCAAAGCAGTGGTGTTCCTAAAGTCACTGGTACATGGATTCAAGGTATTGGTAAGGGTTTTAAGCACCAACATAAAATAGCCGCAGTGACGCACAAGATTTCCAAATGCATCGTCAGGATCATCGGGATTCACATGGATGTCAATGACGCTGAATCCATCCTGGCCCAACGATACCATTCCAAAATCAAACTCCAATGCCCGCCTCAGCATGTCCAAATTAAACGTTACTATGGATAGAAGACGACGCATGAATGGCTTGATGGCTGCTACAAAATGCTGGCGATATGAAGGTATGGAAGTCTTTAGGCAATGGTGTAATGCAAAGAGCATAAGCTCCAATTCAATCTTCTCCAATGGTTGCCGTGTCTTCGGGCAGCAAGCGACAGCCTTTAGTACGTTGATGGATATGTCACTGTTTAAACTTAAAAGACCCTCCTTAAGCTTAGCCAGTGGGATGTAAAAGAGCCGCACCTGAGTGTGAGAAGATAAAGTCGTAACGTCAAACTTGAATGAACCCAAGGAGTCAACAATGAGGGCACCCTTTAGTGGAGTACCGTCAACAACAGTGTCAACAAAGTTTACTCTATTCAAAGAACGAGCATTCCAAAGACAGATGCTCTCTGTAAAATGGAACGGTGCCTCGAGAGGTATGATGTGATCAACAGTTTCAGGCTCCGATACAGTGCAAATACGATCAATCAAAGCGACCATGTCATCAACCAAACTGAAGTGTCCCTTTAACAAAAAGCTGTTTCCATTTTGTAAAAGCTCACGATCTTGGTCTACCAAGTATTGATAAAAGGTACACTGACTAAAGGTAGTAGACAGCCTTAACATCTCGCAGACGTAGTCTTTGTCGATACGTCTGAATATATTCTTGAATGACTCAGCCAAGGCATATGACCTAGTATCTAACTGCTCCCTAGATACGTTCTGTTGGGGAATCAAGTGGCCATGTGATCTGTCCTTAACAACAAGCTGCTTGCAATGCATAACAGCAATCATACAAGGGTACAACAAACATTGAGTTACAATTAAAGCAACGTCAACACCACGCTCTGTGCATAGGAAACGAGCTTTATCATATATGCGCTGCACCAACTCAGTAAGCAAAACGATAGCCGAACCCTTGATTGAAGCTATCGTAAGAGAATCGATAAGATGGGGAATCAAAAACGGCTGTAAACGCAAAACTTCCTCTGGTCCAACACACTTCAACACATTCTGGAATCCAAGATAACGAAGCTTTAGATTACCACTGAAGGCATCGGTCACAGTTGATACCAACATGCGACTGTACTCCAACACAACGTGATCACTATATTCAGCTAATAAAGAAAATGTAATCTCCATAAGTTTTGACCAAGTACATACCGCCAAATTGGATATACGCCTAACCTTACGAGTCCAGTAGGTAAGTATCAAAGAGGGCATCTCTTCCAAACAGGCGAAAATAGCATGGTTGTGGAATGATTTGTGGGTGATAAAAGACATAAATAACTGGAGACCCTGTAGAGTAGAATAGTTAACGTCAACCCGTAAACAATTATCAGTGGCACTCTTGAATATAGTAAAAGATAAACGCAGGCATTGTACAACAAAATTATCCTTTACACCAAGGTCCTCAATGGAATTATCCTGGAAATCCTTGCCGTAAAAGCTGTATACAAACGTCAATATGCCACGGATAACAGAAAGATGACCCATGCTAGGCAAAGATACCATTAGGGTAAAGAGCTCATCCGGGTTGCCAAAGTTGCAACTTTCAATTGATCTGTCCGTAGAAGACAGGCAGCCACTCTCATTACCCGTAAAGACGGACAAAATGCGATCATAAGATCCCAGGTACCTCAATATCCCCGATTGGTAAGCCTCGATCTTATCCACATAATAGACAGCATACAGAAGACCAATTAAAGTAGCGCCACACTGGCACAAAACGTCACGATCTGCAGTCTGATCACAGAATACCAACAAAAGTTTGCATAAAAATGCATCAATACATTCAATGTCAATGCGATCTGTACAAACGGGGGCATTACGGGGTCCACGGTGGAAAAGTAACAGGTTCAAACCTTTCAACGCTAAAATCCTACTTTTTTGGTAACTCACATTGTCACTTACAGTCACTAAATTGGAATCGCCAACTTGGTCATGAGTGTCAAGACCAATGGTGTTGAGCAAACCAACAAAAGCTATCACTGCGTCATCACCAAGCAAACAAAGAATATCGTCACACTCCGCTAGAGCATGCAGATCCGATATCCTCCGATGTATAGTTAAAGTACAATCTGATGCCACTAAATGCGATACGTGACTATCCACGGTAATAGACAACACGCCAGTATCCAATGTACGCAGCAAGCTAACGCACGCTGAAGAGAATCCCTTAGAAAGACATAGCCATTCAGCTTCAAGAAAGAACTCCAGCACATATACGCATAAGCTAGAGGTTATAGCATCCAAATTACTGTGTGTGACCCTTGAAGTAACCTCTAGATCGTTGAGGTACTGCTCCAGGTCATACAGAGACTTAGCTATCTTACCACGGGGTAACTCATATGATATCTCCGTAATGTTAAATTTCCAAGCATCATCCTTGGAGGCCTCGCATAACAGACGGTCGTAGAGCATAGCCAGACGAACGCATTTTGAAAAACCTGGCTTATTGCTGTTACGGTGTGTGTCACACACCTCACTCTCGCTGTCTACACCAGGTAAACTGGTCAACGTGACATCTGTTACTTTCGCAGTATGTCCCTTGTGGACAGAAGCAGGTGTACAAGCCATAGTAACGACATAGACTCAGTAAAAGGACTTTTGCTTTAGCAGCGTTGGTATACAAGCGTTACAAAGGACGCTATGTTAGATTAACCACGTTACACATCTTTAATTTGACGCAATAAATAGCAATAACAAATCATTCCTCAGAGATGCAGATACCCAAAAAATAATATGTACTGTATGCAATTACGAGTATCAACAGCACGTGGGTGTGATTCCACTGGTGTCTATCATgggaaatatatacaattatttttgttatatttcaaGACAGATGACTTTcattttgtgttttataaTGTATCTGCCGCTGTGAAACAAATACTACTGCTACATGAATACGATATAGTTAATTAGTTATataagtgtatatatattacttgATGAACTTTTGCATATCGCATATACCTGCTGATCATAAAGTTTAGTACACATAACAAATGGAAACTTCTATGGAAGACGATTCAGACGTATACCAGCAGATTCCAGCAGAATCAGGTAGGCATCCATTTTAATCTGATATGGCAAGGTCATTTACATCCTAGCTGAGTTGTATGCACCAAATATTTTACACAGGTTTAGAACATGATGGAGAGGATGAAATTGCCAGATTTGGGCCAAATCCTTACGCATTGGCTTTTTCCGTGGCTATGGTATTCACAGAATGGATACAGATGATCTGGATTAGGTATATTTTGGTAGTCAAAAATCAATGCTACTTAGTCATCGCCTAAAACATGTGAAATTCTATTTTATTTTCACCATTTTGTTTGCAATTGTGTTCGTCATGATGACCCTCATCAACAGATCTAACCCAGGGCTGTATGTTGTATGAAGCAAAATACATTTTTTCAGGATGCCAATGGATGTAGATTTAGAACTATATCGTAGTGAAGGAGGTGAGAATTTATTAACAGATTCATCATATGATAGCACCTGCTATAGCAGTGGAAGTTAACAATACCAGGTTCATACAAAGGTGGTGTGGTATGTTGAAACTCCAGATTTTATAATAACGTAGTCACATGCCGTATATATAAGTCTCCACGGGTCAAGCATTGCTATGAATGTGGTAGATGTATCAAACGATTCGATcaccattgccaatggtaAGGGAGGCACATTTTAAGATATACCACACAGGTTGTCAAACTGCATTGGGGAACACAACTATAAACTATTCATGAATTTTTGGTTGTTCTACTCGTTGACAGAATTGGTATCACTCTATTACATATTGAAGTCAATCAAGGCAAGTTAGACGGAAGCATAAATAACGGGTTATAGATGATAGCCATAGTAGTTGGCTCCGGCGGCAGAGGTTGCGGATTAAAAGTATTCGCTTCtcaatatacaacattgTATGTTTTAAGTCAAAATGATAATAGCTCTAGGTTCCTCATCACAATAATTGCGTTCATACGGACCCTCTTCGTGCTGTACAATACCTTGGGAAACGCATACTTCATATCAAAGAATATTACATACTATGAATATCTAACAAGACAATATTGCGGCACGAATCCGTTCGACGCTGGTAAGATAAccaaacaaatatataacactaaCAGGATTCATTAACAACGTCAAAGAATTTTGGTCACTGCCCTGGATAGAGCTAAGACAGTAATACATGCTTATGGACCAAATACATCGTCACTAAAACACATGTAAAAGTATTGGAGTATTAACCAAATGCTATGAGACATCATACAATGTATAATTGCGATTATTTATTTTCACCTTTGTTTATAGGGCAATTGCGATTATGTTAAGTGGGCATTCATAAAATGCCGGAATGTATTTATGAAGAACATAGGTTCAGCTTTTATTCGCCTCATCATGAGGTGgatcttcatcatcaggtCTCAAATCATGACCAAATGTAGGATCATCATGCCAAACTGTAGGAATAATATATCAGACTTGacaaaacataccagcTCTGTGACGTACATTCGCCGATTTCACCTGTTTAACATGCGCCTTAGTAGAATACGCCACCTTTATGACCCTGCCATATAATTCAGATTCGTTGTGATTAAAAATGGCGTGCTTTGcgtcttcttcatcttcaaACTCAATGAACGCAATACCTCGATTAGTGCCTGTTACCAGTTATTGAAAATACATCTAAATTACCCTTTTCCTTGTCAACAGGTAAGTCTATGTTAATTATATTCCCAAAGGGGATGAACGACGCATAGAGTATTTCCTTGTTCACCTCATCAGCAAGCTCGCGAACGAAAAGCGTGCGCTTTTGACCAGCAGAATCGgccattatatacaacggtAGAAAGTGAAACAACGTATATAAAAGTATCTTTTTACCCGACATATGAGGACAACACCTAACACCTCCCTAACTTCTCCTAGCAAATAGTTACACATTCAGTCTTATACACGCCAAcatatatcacaatattCAAAAAAGAGCATAGGAAATACTATTCTGCATAATATAGTTTATATTGGCATACACAGCAAACGAATCACTGCTGCCCATCGTTCGCCATCCTTAATTTTTCAGTATAAATTAACACGAATACTTCGACTTTTTATATGAATAAACCGTTTTTAAATTGGTTACACAGAAACAAATGCCTTAATTAAATGGGAATTGAGTTACTTGGAATCAATTAGATGTGCCTTATCCATATTGTGTTCCttgtttattttatatggattgacattaaaaatgatataaactTCGAGTTTAGACCATAGTCTATGCCAATGGCAACGCAAAAGAATCTAGGGGATACAAAAGAGGAGGCATCTCCATCACCTAAAACAAGGTGGTCCATATGGGATGTTTTATTCAGATCATCGCAAACACAAGACAGTTCGACGTCAACAAACTCCAATGACAACTTATCGGAAGAAAACCCACCGAAACTCCGCAGTACCTTTAAAAGTCCGGGGTCATTTATCGCAGCACTGCAGACATCTGATGATATATCCCACCTTATGGATGACCTTAGGATCTATGCAAAGCTAAATCAATCGTCATTAAAAGTAACTGATGAGAAAACCATGGCAGTTTTCCACTGGAGGACGGGTGGTAACGAAGTCTACCTAATGTACGATGAAGGAGGTGAACGAATCAAGGCACCGATGAGGAGAAATGGGAAAAGTTTCATGGCAGTGCGATACATACCCAGGGAAGTCATTGAATATACATTCCTAGTGGATGGAATAGAGATGTGTTCACCGGATTTGCCAACCAAGGTCACACCAGAGGGTAAAAAAGTCAATATTATGGACGGCAGTAATACACTACCCATAGAAAAGGTATTCGAACTTGATTACAGGGATAAAAGCATT
Proteins encoded in this region:
- a CDS encoding RNA recognition motif domain containing protein; its protein translation is MADSAGQKRTLFVRELADEVNKEILYASFIPFGNIINIDLPVDKEKGTNRGIAFIEFEDEEDAKHAIFNHNESELYGRVIKVAYSTKAHVKQVKSANVRHRAVWHDDPTFGHDLRPDDEDPPHDEANKS
- a CDS encoding DHHC palmitoyltransferase family protein; amino-acid sequence: METSMEDDSDVYQQIPAESGLEHDGEDEIARFGPNPYALAFSVAMVFTEWIQMIWISHRLKHVKFYFIFTILFAIVFVMMTLINRSNPGLMPMDVDLELYRSEGAPAIAVEVNNTRFIQRWCVTCRIYKSPRVKHCYECGRCIKRFDHHCQWLSNCIGEHNYKLFMNFWLFYSLTELVSLYYILKSIKMIAIVVGSGGRGCGLKVFASQYTTLFLITIIAFIRTLFVLYNTLGNAYFISKNITYYEYLTRQYCGTNPFDAGFINNVKEFWSLPWIELRQ